From a region of the Ptychodera flava strain L36383 unplaced genomic scaffold, AS_Pfla_20210202 Scaffold_36__1_contigs__length_1797346_pilon, whole genome shotgun sequence genome:
- the LOC139127768 gene encoding death-associated protein kinase 1-like, which produces MGLCRTNRVLCNPHMFLSAENSICTVVFKITDTPEKQKNEVIPWLSFIKAIITKTIAKGNFKPTVILVASRADQLTRGNRRQADALYREIQVEAKKMFGKYLNILDETFILNCHDSQHRDMNRLRTCIKLAKRKEFVPKICEEIRGEKQGWIVSTFPVIKWKTYVQKVKAMKASADEEEIGSISDEEPLKNVTKFLQYLGEILYIQSSLTRGGDIIVLDPQWLCTRVIGPMLAPEMFVKYTKRLTKKTIYSRRDIETVFQDFADIDSLIDLLKEFELLYEVNVDSPGSKDIRYVIPGMLQNEMPKDQWEVDRTKNIYYGRRFQCRDETDSFSPGLFPRLQTRLERHFREMDSPTEGIWKNGIKVCSSVEGLIYMTKGWRAIHLCVRAEKEDDIGKCYMMLELVTDDVYDVINICCPGTNIDVHILSANSLKNHSDPETVSYYTFDQIIEAEQKNKQVLDKRKTKSEEVSDLLCRGYDNEVLRSLGYQSDVKWMLQDTLKEFSIIMDLRRGFEGDYRMMAELMGIKWAEVESWVRTDSDKSTTQRILSEWSKRWALRKHDDGMSSNGDCIYESTFANLVKILRHKDCCVDIARIEIEKMFNKLGMSISLKDVPGTSRTKPDM; this is translated from the exons ATGGGACTTTGCAGGACAAACAGAGTACTATGTAACCCACACATGTTTCTCTCTGCTGAAAATTCCATCTGCACTGTTGTCTTCAAAATCACTGATACACCTGAGAAGCAAAAAAACGAG GTCATCCCATGGCTCTCTTTCATCAAGGCGATCATTACGAAAACTATTGCAAAGGGCAATTTTAAACCCACAGTAATTCTTGTTGCGAGCAGGGCAGACCAACTGACAAGGGGAAATCGCAGGCAAG CTGACGCTCTGTACAGAGAAATACAGGTGGaagctaaaaaaatgtttggtaaATATCTGAATATCCTTGACGAGACGTTCATACTGAATTGTCATGACTCACAACACAGAGATATGAACAGACTGCGGACATGCATTAAACTTGCAAAG AGAAAGGAATTTGTAccaaaaatatgtgaagaaatcaGAGGTGAAAAACAAGGATGGATTGTTAGCACATTTCCAGTCATCAAATGGAAGACATATGTACAGAAAGTGAAAGCGATGAAAGCCTCTGCCGATGAAGAAGAGATTGGATCCATTAGCGATGAAGAACCATTGAAGAACGTCACGAAATTCCTACAGTACTTAGGCGAG ATACTTTACATCCAGAGCAGTTTAACACGAGGTGGCGATATCATCGTATTAGATCCTCAATGGTTGTGCACCAGAGTGATTGGTCCGATGCTGGCTCCAGAGATGTTTGTTAAGTACACAAAGCGACTCACAAAGAAGACGATATACTCGAGGCGTGACATCGAAACAGTTTTTCAGGACTTTGCCGATATCGACTCGTTGATAGACCTTCTGAAAGAATTTGAACTATTATATGAGGTAAATGTGGATTCGCCTGGAAGCAAAGATATAAGGTACGTTATACCTGGCATGCTACAAAATGAAATGCCGAAGGATCAGTGGGAAGTGGATCGAACGAAGAACATCTACTATGGTAGAAGATTCCAATGCAGAGATGAGACCGATAGCTTCTCCCCCGGACTATTTCCACGACTTCAAACCAGACTGGAGAGGCATTTCAGAGAAATGGATAGCCCAACAGAAGGTATCTGGAAAAATGGCATTAAAGTATGCAGCAGTGTTGAGGGTTTAATCTACATGACGAAAGGATGGAGAGCTATTCATCTTTGTGTACGAGCAGAGAAGGAAGATGATATTGGCAAATGCTACATGATGCTGGAATTGGTTACTGATGATGTGTATGATGTCATAAACATATGCTGCCCTGGCACCAATATCGACGTTCATATTCTGAGCGCCAATTCTCTGAAAAATCACAGTGATCCTGAAACCGTCAGCTACTACACCTTCGACCAGATCATAGAAGCAGAACAAAAGAATAAACAAGTGCTAGACAAAAGAAAGACGAAATCAGAAGAAGTGAGTGATTTACTCTGCAGAGGGTATGATAATGAAGTTCTTCGAAGCCTTGGATATCAGAGTGATGTCAAGTGGATGTTGCAAGATACGCTAAAGGAATTTTCAATTATTATGGATCTAAGGAGGGGTTTCGAAGGTGACTACAGAATGATGGCTGAACTGATGGGTATCAAATGGGCTGAAGTTGAGTCCTGGGTGAGAACAGATTCTGACAAATCTACTACACAGCGTATCTTATCAGAATGGTCAAAGCGGTGGGCATTGCGAAAACATGATGATGGCATGTCATCTAACGGTGATTGTATCTATGAGAGTACTTTTGCAAACCTGGTCAAAATCCTACGCCACAAGGATTGCTGCGTAGATATTGCAAGGATAGAGATAGAGAAGATGTTCAACAAGCTCGGGATGTCAATCTCTTTAAAGGATGTACCAGGGACAAGTAGAACAAAGCCTGACATGTAA